GATATGCGGGAGCAAATGCGAGGGGCCGCCTATACCGCGTTAAAGGAAATCGAATCTGATAATGCCGTGGAATATTTGGAAAAAGGCTTAACTGATGAAAACGGCATGGTGAGAACATTGGTGGCAGAAGCTTTAGGGCAAAGAAAAGCCGGACTGCGTTCCAAGGTGTTTCGTGAGGCATTGAACGACGAGGCCGGTTTGGTACGGGCAACCGTTCTGGGTGGACTTGGACAATCTGGAGACGTGAGTCTGGTGCCATTGATTGAACCATCGTTAAACGATGAGCAGCATCTTGTCCAAATTGCCGCAGCAAGAGCATTATATCAGTTAGGTCACAAGCAATATTGGGCTCGTTTGGAGCAAGGTGCGAAAAGCGAGGAAGGGTATGAACGGGGGGCAGCTATCCGTGCCTTTGGCGAATTAGGGGATCGTCGGGCAATACCAATATTGGAAAAAACTATTTCTGACTCACAGCCTTCGATCCGTGCCGCGGCTATTGCATCCCTAGGGAAATTGAAGGCTCCTGAATCCCTACCGACTTTGAAAGCAATGTTGTTTGATCGTATTCCTGCGGTACGGAGTGTGGCGGCTTTTAGCATGGGGTATTACGAACAACATCAAGTGTTAACACCGTTAACCAGAGCCTTGGCCGATTCCAATTCCGGTGTGCAGGCGGCGGCCGTGGCGTCATTGCTAAAGTCAGGAGCGCCTTATTCAGTAGTTAGGAATACCGTCCAGCATCTTCTCAATGACCAAAATCCGGCCATACGGTCCGGTGCAGTCAAGGCGCTTGGAAATGGGAAAGGTCAGGATGTCCTCAATGCTCTCATGTTGGCTCTCAATGATCCGTTGCCTCGTCCCAGAATTGGGGCTTCGCGCGCACTGGGTCGTATTGGCGACCGCACTCTCTTACCGACTTTGAAGCGCACACTTCGAGATACTGATGAAGCGGTGCGGGTGACCGCCGCCGCCGCCATTGTGAGGATTTTGGATAAGGAGATCGGTATTTAACCAGTTTGGTTGTTGCCCTATAAGCGGTCTTCCTGAAGATGGACAGGTACGACCAGATAAAGGGTGTTCACATGTTCCTCCAACTTGTGCGGTTCATTGGGAAATGCACCCCTTTGGGCCAATTCTGGCGCACGATCATCAAGTTCGCATTCGTCTCGGTGACTGAGGTGCGGAATGACTTATGCCGTATCCAGGGAGGTTGCAGATTATGGATGCTGGCCGGATTCGGTGCATGGCTTCTCGTCAGTCCCGTTCATGCTGAAATACGGCCTCATAGTGAGTCTATCGACCATCCAATTATTCAATGGCATGAATGGGGAAATGAAGCGTTCGAACGTGCGCAAGCCGAAGACAAATTAATTATTTTGGATCTAACCGCCGTATGGTGTCATGCCTGCCATGTGATGGATCAGACGACTTACGCTAACCCTCGTATCGTACAGTTGCTCAACACCAAATTTATTCCTGTTCGGGTCGATACGGATCAGCGCCCAGATTTGGATGCTCGTTATCGAGCGGGAGGGTGGCCGACGACCAACGTCCTTCTGCCGACCGGAGAAATTCTTTTTCAGGCGAACGCCTTGGGTTCTGAGGAAATGGAAACCATGCTCCTTGAGGTGCAGTCTATTTATGTCGCCGACAAAGGTGAGTTGCTCAAGCAGGCCTCTCATTTATGGGAGCGGGTAAACGAGAAGGTGAAGAACGATTCTTCCAGAGGGAATGAGCTTCAGGCGTCTATGGCAAAGCAAAGTGTGGCTATGATGAGAGCTCAATTTGACGCTGTCAATGGAGGGTTTCGGGATGCCCCTAAATTCTTCGAACCGGAAGCCATCCAAATGGTTTTTGCCTATGGCTTCTTTGAGGAGGATCCTGAGCTACTCAAGATAGGATTGGATACCTTAAAAAGACAAGTGCGCTTACTTGATCCGGTTTGGGGAGGATTTTACCGCTATGCCGAACAAGCAGATTGGAGTCAACCGCATTTTGAAAAGATGTTGTCGATTCAAGCTCTGAATCTTCGCAACTATGTTGAAGCCTTCCAACTCACCGGGGATCTTCAATTTAAACGCGTCGCCCTGGCGCTCATTGAATATGTTTCGCGGTTTTTAACCGATTCGCAAACGGGGTTATTGTATGAAAGCCAAGATGCCGACGTTCTGGGAACTGAAGGGGAAGCTTTCATGCCTGGAGCCGAGTACTATTCTCTCAATGAGAGCAAACGATTGGCCGTCGGTATCCCATATGTGGACCAACGAGTTTTTACGGGGAGTAATGCATTGATGGCTTGGGCCTATTTGCATGCCTCATTGGTATTGGAAAAATTCGAAATAGGGAACATGGCTCTTCAGATGTTGAGCCGATTGTATGAGAAGCGTTTTGACATGGAAAAGGGGCTTGCTCATGTTGAGACGGGAGGGGTTCCAAGCCTTTACGGTTTATTGTCTGATCATGTGCTCTTTGGTCAAGCGTTACTTGAGGCCTTTAAAGTGACAGGGCAATCTCAGTATTTACAAAAGGCTGAAGCCCTCGCCGATGTAAGCCGGCGGTTATTGCACGATTCGGAGAATGGGGGATTTTTTGATCATCCACAGACGTCTGGTAAATTAGGTCTTCTGAAGTTCCCAGCTAAACCGGTGAAGGGAAATCTTCAAGCCGCCATTTGGTACCTCGATCTTTTTCATCTGACGGGGAAGCAACCATATCGTTTTCTGGCTGAGAATGCCTTGCAGGCCATGGTCATGTCCCGGGAGCCACTCCCCCTCGCATTGTCCGGATTGGCTATCGATCAATGGTTTCGGATCCCTATTCATATTGCGGTGGTAGGAGATTTTGACGATGCCATGACCAAAACCCTATTGGTGGAAGGTCAGCGAATGTTTTGCCCTGGAAAAATTGTGAAAAGTTTTGACTCCAAGGAGGGACCGCCGAAATGGGGTGACATTATTTTTCCCTATGAGGAACGACCTGTCGCGTTTGTCTGTACTGACCGGATGTGTTCGGCTCCGGTCTTTCATGCAGAGGACATGAAAAAGAGTGTGGCCGACATGGTGGCCCTACTCAGGGACCCTGTACAAAAATGATGCGAGTGTGTTCAGGTGCCCGGTTACCATACCATTGATTTTTAGGGAAAATATTGTCTGTTCAAACTTTTCAAGTTTCCGCGAACTAAAAGGCCTAATGGTTAGCACAAAGGACCTAGTTCTTGTTGGGTTTCTTGACACGTTTTTTTTATTCCTGATATATACGGAAGTGGGTGCTGTCGGACGATCCATTTCAAGATCAGCTTTTTTATACCTGGCCGGGGTAAAAGGGGTTGATCTCATCAAGTTAGGTTGTTTTCCCACGTCAACTCAATTTCATTCTTAACTAGGAGGAAGAATCATGAGGAACCGTCAGTCTTTAACTATGTCTTTTTTAGTGGGCTGCATGCTTATTGCTGCCCCATTAGTCGCCCAGGCGGGGGGAACTATTAAAGGGAAAGTCACGTTTGCCGGAGAAGTACCCCCACCGAAAGAATTTGCCTTCTCAAAATTTCCCAATGTGGAGTTTTGCAAAAAAAATGAGAGCAAAAGTGCGGATGGAGAGACTCGATTGCTGAAGGAAGTAGAAGTAGATGGAAGCAAGGGTTTAAAGAATGCGGTGGTGGCGGTTACGGATATTCAAGACAAAGCATTCTTAGGCAAAGCCGACAAGGAAGCTCCGCAATTGGTGGAGGCTGAATTGTGTGAGTTTAAGCCATATACCGGTGTGGCCGTCAGTAAAGGACTGTTTAAGGTAGTCAATAATGATGCCGATCCCAGCGACCCTAAGTCGGCGGAAGGTGTGTTGCACAATCCTCATAGCTTTGATCAATTAGGTGCCAAGTCCAGCACCGAGTTCAATATCGGTCTGGCCAAAAAAGGTGATTCTTTAGAAAAAAGCGTCAAATTAAAAATGTCGAAAAAGGGGTCTGTGTTGCGGTTGCAATGTGACCAACATGAATTTATGCAGGGCTGGTATTTGCCGGTGACCAATGCGCATTATAGTGTGGCCGGTGCCGACGGAACCTTTGAAATCAAGGACGTGCCTGCTGGTAAGCACAAAGTGAAGGCCTGGCATCCTATTGCCGGGGAAGTGGAAGCCGATGTGGATGTGAAGGACGGGGGAACCGTCGAAGCGAATTTCGAGATTAAATAAGTCTCTTTCGATTGAGGCATAGCTCTTCTGTCAAGGGCAACTAGCCACGGGCTAGTTGCCCTTGTTTTTTGTGAGAACCTTAGACGATTTTTCTGATCGTGCAGCATTTGACCTCGCAAAATGACCCCGTTAAGATCGACATCGAAAATGATTTTTCATGTTGCCAGTTGAGTTTGAGGCCCCATGTGATTCGTGAATCATCTCTCGCAGATATTTTTCAGATAGGCTACTACTGGGAAACCAAAATTCTCCTTACCGCTGTGAAGCTGGATCTTTTTACCGCACTCAAGGGACAGTCGCTCACGGTTAATGAGGTTGCCGATTCTCTGAAGCTCAATCCACGGGCCTTGGAGTTGGTGATGAACGCCTTAGTGGCGATGCGTGTGTTAACGAAAGAAGAGAAGTTGTATGCCAATACTCCTGTGGCTGAACGACATTTGGTGCAATCAAGCTCAGAGTATGTAGGGCATTTATTACTGTTGCATGATGCGGAGTGGAGTCATTGGGGACAGCTAGAACAGACAGTAAGAACCGGACGGTCACCGGTAACCCAACATGTGTTTGAAACCAACCCGGAATTGGGGGCCCATGTGCTTACCGTCTTGGATCGGATCGGGCAGGGAAGCGGGCAGGGATTGGCGAAAAGTGTCCCCATTCATGGAGCGGTGCGAATGCTGGATGTTGGCGGTGGGGCAGGAACCAATGCCATTGCCTTTTGCCTGGAACATCCCGGATTGTCCGCCACGGTTTTCGATCTTCCACAAACACTGAAGGTAACTAAACAACATGTCGAGCGTGCGGGATTAGCGGATCGTATTCACTTGCAAAGCGGCAACTTTCATGTTGATGCATTTCAGGGATCGTATGATCTTGCCCTCATGTCGGATATTCTTCATTATCAGGATGGCAAAACCAATGCGGAATTGGTGAAAAAAGTCTATGCCTGTCTGAGTGAGGGTGGAAGACTGATCATTAAAGACCGGTTTTTGGATCAGACCAAAACGAGTCCTGCTTGGACGACAGCCTTTGCTGTTCATATCCTGGTGAATACCGAATGTGGCGAATGCTTTACGATTCAGGAAAGTCGCCAATGGATGGATCAAGCCGGGTTTCGAATCGTGGAAGAATTAGAACCGCGTGCCATGATTCAAGGCACCAAATAACAGAAGGGCATGGCACAAAATTATGGATGAAATGGCGGTATGGCTGAGAGAACCCGGATTTTTCGGCACCCATGCCACGGTTGGAGCGGATGTGAGCCAACTCATGGCGACGTTCTTTACGGCATTGTTTATTGTCGGATGGATTCAGGCGAGGCAGCACAACAATGATCGGCACCATTGGCTGATGTTCGGTGGGATGATTGCCATGCTCGCCTTCTTTATCAGCTATTATTTGTTTCGCAGTCTGGGTGTCCTGGCTTTTGAGGGAAAGGAAGGCTTTGGCGGACCTCAATGGTTATATGACCAGGTGTTTGTCCCTGTCTTGACCCTTCATATTCTCCTGGTCGTGATCGGCCTCGTGATGGCCATTTATATGATGGTGTTGGGGTTCCGGTCACAGACTTTCGTGGAAGGGAAGCGGGTTTTGAAGGATGCGATATTAAAGACTTCCGGGAGACGTATTGCGATGATCCTGGGAGGGGTGACCACCATTGTCCTCCTATTTTTCCTGTCACGGGTCATGACCTCTGGATTTTCCATGGGAAAATTCAGTGTGTATCTTGGTCTTATTCTTCTCATTGCATTGGTGTTTGGCATTGAAATATCTATCCAGCGGATTTGGCCAAATGGGGCCAGACGGCATCGAGTGCTTGGACGATTCACCATGGTGATTTACTGTGTCTTGTTCGTAACGGGAACGTTCACCTACACGATGCTCTACATCCTCTATCCAGGAAAAATTGGGTAGGCTGTTCATGCAATGCGGTTGTGATTATTTCTTGCGGCTCATGGATATTGAAGAGTTGCCCTCCGATTCTGTGTTTGCCAAATTTCATTGCGATCGGTGTGAATTTTCTCTCGGGGCCGAAGGAAGTGCCAAGGAATTGGATTCTATGGTCCCTCACACTTTATGGTCAGATGAGGCTTTATATCAGTTGAGCCGGCTTCCTCCCTATTTACTTCCCCTTGTTCGGGAAGAGGTGGAGGAGTTTGCCTCTACCAGGGGGCAAAGGGTTGTGACGGTTTCCCGAGTTGGGTCGGCGCGGAATAAGGGGATGGTAGAGTGGAGCCCGGACGCAGAGCGCCGTATCAATAATGTTCCGTCAGGAATTCGGGCAATGGCGAGAATTGAATTGGAGCGTACAGCTTTGGATCGCGGGATGCCTGCGGTCACGGTTGCACTCATGGAAGAGGTGAAAGCCCGTTATTTTGGTATGGCGGCAGGGCGCGGATGAAACGCCTTGTGAGCGAATTAGCGAAAACGATTAATCTCTGGAAATCTCTTTAAAGCGAGTAACGATATGTTGCATCGACTTTCCCTTCGTGTTCTTCCGCAATTGAATGCCTTAGTAACGGATCAACCCGTTCGCAAGCGGAAACGTTTGGTGATGCTGGCTCCCGGCTTAGTGGCCTTTGGGATCTATCACCTTCTCAAGCCTGTCTTGCCGTTTGCCGATCCGTTGGTGCTTCTGGCATTCACCGGCTGTATTTGTATGCTTACCGCCATCTGGTCCTATCGACAGGGACGTGGAGTCTCTCTCATGGAATCCTGGCGCGAAGACGGGGTAAAGCAGTGGGTCTGGTTGGTGGGATGGATTGGTCTAGTCTATGGGATTCAATTATCCCTTTTGGTTTTGGCGATTCTTCAAGTTTTTGTGGCCTATGATTTTTTGCTCCATCCGGAAGGTCCAGCCATGATGGCAACCATCATTTCATGCACGTCTGTCACCCGGGATGCCTTTGAAATCGGGCATGTGCAACGGATGAGGCAACAAGGGGTTGTCGTCCCAACCTTTCCTGACGGAGAGGCATTACGAAAATGGATTCCGCAGGAAATAGGAAACATTGTGAAATGGAGCGCGTTGGCAACCATGATAGGGATAGCCGGTTCGTGGCTCCTGTTCACTGTGGGGCCGATTGAACTGCAACCCATCCTTCAATCATTGCTTGTTCCCGTTATGATCGCCTCCATCGGAATGAAGACGTTTTTCAGCGGGGAATCGTTATATGCTCAAAATACACAGGGAAGTAGGCCACGAACCTGGCTGTCATCCCTTTGGTTTTGGATGTGGCCAAATCTGACCTTTTCAGCGACGTATTTTCTGGTTCTCATGGGGATGGCCGCCTTTGTCTTGCGGGTGGAGCAGATTTCCCAAGTAGGATTTATGGGGATAGCCGCCTGTACCGCCATGGTGATGGCGCTGTATACCCTCTTTCTTGGTTGGCGCAAATCCTATGAAGAACAGCTTGTCGGCATTCCTGAATCCATACAACGGTGTCCCTTTGTGATGGGGATACTCCAAAATTCTAAATCCTCAGAACCTCTTCCTTCCCTCGCTGATGCCAAAGTCGGGCATGGCAATTTGGTGAATTAAATTGAAAAATCTTTTCAAACCATTATTGAGTGTGCTGTTCATCTTTCTCATGCAGTCCGGAATTGCGTTGGGTATGGATGCTTATTCCTTACCGGCAACTGATGGGCAGGCAAGCCAGGATATTTTCTACAAAACTCCCGGAACGATTGAGGGTCCATCTGTCGCGGAGACCCACCAGGATTATTCAGCTTATCCTCTCGTGGATAACCGGTTGGTGGTCTGGTTTGTGACTCAGCAACACACCTACTTTGGGGGATTTGTCTTATCAATTCCCCTATTTTGTCTATTATTGGAATTCATAGGAATTACTCGAAAGCAGCCGGCATCCCAACAGAAGTTCGATGGACTGGCTCGTGATATTTTGCGCGTGGCCCTGTTGTCCTTGTCCATTACCGCTTTATTAGGCTGTCTCATGCTCATAACCTTTGTGACTCTTTACCCTGGGTTTATGAGTTACATGGGGTCGACGTTTAAGCCCGTCATGCCGGTGTATGCCACGGTGTTTGTGAGTGAAGCATTCCTGTTGGCCCTCTATTATTACACCTGGGATTTTCTCAAGACTCCGGCGGCAAAGTGGGTCCATATGACTCTTGGAGTTCTTTCAAACGCAACCGGAGTGGTTTTACTGTTGTTAGCCAATTCATGGGCTTCGTTTATGATGGCACCAGCCGGAGTTGATGCCGAAGGGCACTTTTTAGGAAATGTGTGGCATCTTTTGCATTCTCCATTATGGAATCCACTGAACACGCATCGCTTTTTGGCGGATATTATGTCAGGTGGCGCCGTGGTCGTCGCCTATGCGACCTACCGGTATTTCATGGCAAAAACCCCTGAGGATCGGGCGTATTATGATTGGGTTGGGCATGTCTTTATTGTGGTTGTGGTCTGTGCGCTCCTGCCCATGCCACTTGCAGGCTACTGGTTGATGCGCTCTGTGTTTGAGTTTCGGCAAACTATGGGCATGGCCATGATGGGGGGAATGTTGTCGTGGCTGTTTGTGCTTCAAGCTATTATGGTTGGTGTCTTGTTTTTGGGAATTAATTATTACATCTGGCAATCATTGGCCCGCCTTCAGGGTGGTGAGCGCTTTCATCCACATTTTAAGGCCATTCTCTTTACATTGATGGTGTGTTTTCTCGTGTGGTTTACCCCGCACACCATTGCGATGAGTGGGAGTGAGATGAAAGCCATGGGCGGGCAACAGCATCCGGTGCTTGGGAATTATGGGGTCATGTCCGCAAAGAATGGTGCGGTTAATGTCATGATCTGTTTAACCGCACTGAGTTACATTCTGTATCGGCGAGCCAATTATGTGATGACAGTACCGTGGGCATCCAAGGGAAATATTTTTCTTGTGGGGTTGTTCCTCATGGGGATTGCCAATATTGTGTGGTTGGCTATTTACGGATTTTATATTCCGGCAAATGTCCGCGTGGGCCTTTCTTACCCTCAAGGGATGACGACCGCGACTCTAGTGGTTGGTGGGTTATTGTTGAATCGGTTGTTATTGCGTGGCGCTCACATGAACGGGCCTGTGCATTGGGGACGAATTACCCCGCGTGGGATTGTGGCATTGTTTGTTGTGGCTGCCGCCTTTACCTGGGTAATGGGGTTGATGGGGTATATACGGTCCGTTGGCCGATTGGAGTGGCATATTTCCGAAATAATGCCGGATCAATCCTCGTGGGCATTTACCCCTTCTCTGGGATTTGCAGCAAAAATGGTCACCCTCAATATGATTGTTTTTTGGTCTTCAGTCTTTTTCGTGTTTTGGCTTAGCCGACGGGATCAACAAGTGGTAGAGCGGCGAACGGCTGAATTTGCAAGGCCTTCTCCGGTGATTCAGGTTATTTCAGA
The sequence above is a segment of the Nitrospira sp. MA-1 genome. Coding sequences within it:
- a CDS encoding HEAT repeat domain-containing protein, which translates into the protein MNRYNAMFFLGVLWIFSGSVWAEEAQEETVVQVQKAYEQGLFQQVVDLVKPLEKEFSSPSQVSRLYILALANLGKTPEAIETYDKEVGVTKREDEPLLRQMAIASILPLRSDMREQMRGAAYTALKEIESDNAVEYLEKGLTDENGMVRTLVAEALGQRKAGLRSKVFREALNDEAGLVRATVLGGLGQSGDVSLVPLIEPSLNDEQHLVQIAAARALYQLGHKQYWARLEQGAKSEEGYERGAAIRAFGELGDRRAIPILEKTISDSQPSIRAAAIASLGKLKAPESLPTLKAMLFDRIPAVRSVAAFSMGYYEQHQVLTPLTRALADSNSGVQAAAVASLLKSGAPYSVVRNTVQHLLNDQNPAIRSGAVKALGNGKGQDVLNALMLALNDPLPRPRIGASRALGRIGDRTLLPTLKRTLRDTDEAVRVTAAAAIVRILDKEIGI
- a CDS encoding DUF255 domain-containing protein, giving the protein MFLQLVRFIGKCTPLGQFWRTIIKFAFVSVTEVRNDLCRIQGGCRLWMLAGFGAWLLVSPVHAEIRPHSESIDHPIIQWHEWGNEAFERAQAEDKLIILDLTAVWCHACHVMDQTTYANPRIVQLLNTKFIPVRVDTDQRPDLDARYRAGGWPTTNVLLPTGEILFQANALGSEEMETMLLEVQSIYVADKGELLKQASHLWERVNEKVKNDSSRGNELQASMAKQSVAMMRAQFDAVNGGFRDAPKFFEPEAIQMVFAYGFFEEDPELLKIGLDTLKRQVRLLDPVWGGFYRYAEQADWSQPHFEKMLSIQALNLRNYVEAFQLTGDLQFKRVALALIEYVSRFLTDSQTGLLYESQDADVLGTEGEAFMPGAEYYSLNESKRLAVGIPYVDQRVFTGSNALMAWAYLHASLVLEKFEIGNMALQMLSRLYEKRFDMEKGLAHVETGGVPSLYGLLSDHVLFGQALLEAFKVTGQSQYLQKAEALADVSRRLLHDSENGGFFDHPQTSGKLGLLKFPAKPVKGNLQAAIWYLDLFHLTGKQPYRFLAENALQAMVMSREPLPLALSGLAIDQWFRIPIHIAVVGDFDDAMTKTLLVEGQRMFCPGKIVKSFDSKEGPPKWGDIIFPYEERPVAFVCTDRMCSAPVFHAEDMKKSVADMVALLRDPVQK
- a CDS encoding carboxypeptidase-like regulatory domain-containing protein, whose product is MRNRQSLTMSFLVGCMLIAAPLVAQAGGTIKGKVTFAGEVPPPKEFAFSKFPNVEFCKKNESKSADGETRLLKEVEVDGSKGLKNAVVAVTDIQDKAFLGKADKEAPQLVEAELCEFKPYTGVAVSKGLFKVVNNDADPSDPKSAEGVLHNPHSFDQLGAKSSTEFNIGLAKKGDSLEKSVKLKMSKKGSVLRLQCDQHEFMQGWYLPVTNAHYSVAGADGTFEIKDVPAGKHKVKAWHPIAGEVEADVDVKDGGTVEANFEIK
- a CDS encoding methyltransferase, which produces MIRESSLADIFQIGYYWETKILLTAVKLDLFTALKGQSLTVNEVADSLKLNPRALELVMNALVAMRVLTKEEKLYANTPVAERHLVQSSSEYVGHLLLLHDAEWSHWGQLEQTVRTGRSPVTQHVFETNPELGAHVLTVLDRIGQGSGQGLAKSVPIHGAVRMLDVGGGAGTNAIAFCLEHPGLSATVFDLPQTLKVTKQHVERAGLADRIHLQSGNFHVDAFQGSYDLALMSDILHYQDGKTNAELVKKVYACLSEGGRLIIKDRFLDQTKTSPAWTTAFAVHILVNTECGECFTIQESRQWMDQAGFRIVEELEPRAMIQGTK
- a CDS encoding DUF420 domain-containing protein; protein product: MDEMAVWLREPGFFGTHATVGADVSQLMATFFTALFIVGWIQARQHNNDRHHWLMFGGMIAMLAFFISYYLFRSLGVLAFEGKEGFGGPQWLYDQVFVPVLTLHILLVVIGLVMAIYMMVLGFRSQTFVEGKRVLKDAILKTSGRRIAMILGGVTTIVLLFFLSRVMTSGFSMGKFSVYLGLILLIALVFGIEISIQRIWPNGARRHRVLGRFTMVIYCVLFVTGTFTYTMLYILYPGKIG
- a CDS encoding PCP reductase family protein — its product is MQCGCDYFLRLMDIEELPSDSVFAKFHCDRCEFSLGAEGSAKELDSMVPHTLWSDEALYQLSRLPPYLLPLVREEVEEFASTRGQRVVTVSRVGSARNKGMVEWSPDAERRINNVPSGIRAMARIELERTALDRGMPAVTVALMEEVKARYFGMAAGRG
- a CDS encoding cytochrome ubiquinol oxidase subunit I; amino-acid sequence: MKNLFKPLLSVLFIFLMQSGIALGMDAYSLPATDGQASQDIFYKTPGTIEGPSVAETHQDYSAYPLVDNRLVVWFVTQQHTYFGGFVLSIPLFCLLLEFIGITRKQPASQQKFDGLARDILRVALLSLSITALLGCLMLITFVTLYPGFMSYMGSTFKPVMPVYATVFVSEAFLLALYYYTWDFLKTPAAKWVHMTLGVLSNATGVVLLLLANSWASFMMAPAGVDAEGHFLGNVWHLLHSPLWNPLNTHRFLADIMSGGAVVVAYATYRYFMAKTPEDRAYYDWVGHVFIVVVVCALLPMPLAGYWLMRSVFEFRQTMGMAMMGGMLSWLFVLQAIMVGVLFLGINYYIWQSLARLQGGERFHPHFKAILFTLMVCFLVWFTPHTIAMSGSEMKAMGGQQHPVLGNYGVMSAKNGAVNVMICLTALSYILYRRANYVMTVPWASKGNIFLVGLFLMGIANIVWLAIYGFYIPANVRVGLSYPQGMTTATLVVGGLLLNRLLLRGAHMNGPVHWGRITPRGIVALFVVAAAFTWVMGLMGYIRSVGRLEWHISEIMPDQSSWAFTPSLGFAAKMVTLNMIVFWSSVFFVFWLSRRDQQVVERRTAEFARPSPVIQVISEEESA